One region of Drosophila teissieri strain GT53w chromosome 2L, Prin_Dtei_1.1, whole genome shotgun sequence genomic DNA includes:
- the LOC122611831 gene encoding probable cytochrome P450 6a14, translated as MDFTLLLLTSLLSFLLGYLRYRFSYWELRGIPQLRTHFLFGHLSRLQSVHLSELLQESYDAFRGGAKVAGSYVFLRPVAVVLDLDLVKAVLIRDFNKFVDRRSFHGDSLTANLFNLQGEEWRALRTKLSPTFTSGKMKYMFGTVSTVAQQLGATFEELVGSQGAVLELHDLMARYTTDVIGSCAFGTECNSLREPQAEFRQVGRRLFQNNSRSIRWRIFKMTYLSTLVKLGLPVRIVHPAITKFFNRIVRETVELREREQIRRNDFMDLLLDLRRQENGKGLTLEQMAAQAFVFFVAGFETSSSNMSYALFELAKNPGVQQKLRLEISDAIARHGELTYEAMMEMPYLDQTITETLRKYPALSSLTRLASEDYEIPSPDGGDPVVLEKGTSVHIPVLAIHYDPEIYPEPHEFRPERFAPDACRQRHPTAFLGFGDGPRNCIGLRFGRMQVRMGLIQLLRRFRFSLPPGSPTQLKVTKRHVILLPSEGVRLQVDPVDPVESSRA; from the exons ATGGACTTcacactgctgctgctgacctcGCTGCTCAGCTTTCTGCTGGGCTATCTGCGCTACCGCTTCAGCTACTGGGAGCTGCGGGGGATTCCCCAGCTGCGGACGCACTTCCTCTTCGGTCACCTGTCCAGGCTGCAGTCGGTGCACCTGAGCGAGCTGCTGCAGGAGAGCTACGATGCCTTCAGGGGCGGTGCCAAGGTGGCGGGAAGCTACGTCTTCCTGCGCCCGGTGGCCGTCGTTCTGGATCTGGACCTGGTCAAGGCGGTGCTCATTCGGGACTTCAACAAGTTCGTGGACCGGCGTAGCTTTCACGGCGATTCGCTGACCGCCAACTTGTTCAACCTGCAGGGCGAGGAGTGGCGTGCCCTGCGCACCAAGTTGTCGCCCACTTTCACCAGTGGCAAGATGAAGTACATGTTCGGAACTGTGTCCACGGTGGCCCAGCAGCTGGGCGCCACCTTCGAGGAGCTGGTGGGCTCACAG GGCGCTGTTCTGGAGCTGCACGATCTGATGGCCCGCTACACCACCGACGTCATCGGAAGCTGCGCCTTTGGCACCGAGTGCAACAGCCTGAGGGAACCGCAGGCGGAGTTCCGGCAGGTGGGGCGTCGGCTCTTCCAGAACAACAGCAGGAGCATCCGGTGGCGCATCTTCAAGATGACCTACCTCAGCACGCTGGTCAAGCTCGGCCTTCCAGTGCGCATCGTTCACCCGGCGATCACGAAGTTCTTCAACCGCATAGTCCGCGAAACGGTGGAGCTGCGGGAGCGCGAGCAAATCCGTCGGAATGACTTCATGGACCTGCTGCTGGATCTCAGGCGGCAGGAGAACGGCAAAGGACTCACGCTGGAGCAGATGGCCGCCCAGGCCTTTGTGTTCTTTGTGGCCGGATTCGAGACCAGCTCCAGTAACATGAGCTACGCCCTATTCGAGTTGGCCAAGAACCCAGGTGTGCAGCAGAAGCTGCGGCTGGAGATAAGCGACGCGATAGCCAGGCACGGGGAACTAACCTACGAGGCCATGATGGAGATGCCCTACTTGGACCAGACCATCACAG AAACCCTGCGCAAGTACCCGGCGCTCAGCTCGCTCACCCGCCTGGCCTCCGAGGACTACGAGATCCCCTCGCCCGATGGCGGCGACCCCGTCGTCCTGGAGAAGGGCACCAGCGTGCACATTCCGGTGCTGGCCATCCACTACGACCCCGAGATATACCCGGAGCCCCACGAGTTCCGGCCGGAGCGCTTTGCTCCAGATGCCTGCCGGCAGCGGCATCCCACCGCCTTCCTGGGCTTCGGCGACGGACCGCGCAACTGCATCGGCCTGCGGTTCGGGCGGATGCAGGTGAGGATGGGCCTGATCCAGCTGCTGCGCCGCTTCCGCTTCAGCCTGCCGCCCGGATCGCCGACGCAGCTGAAGGTGACCAAGAGGCATGTGATACTCCTGCCCAGCGAGGGCGTCCGATTGCAAGTCGATCCAGTGGATccagtcgagtcgagtcgcgCCTAA